One Lachnospiraceae bacterium C1.1 genomic region harbors:
- a CDS encoding ABC transporter substrate-binding protein, whose amino-acid sequence MKNMKKVFALGLTVAMTASMLAGCGGSTSTESAGTGSSAATESAAAASGDGASITIYNSKMEIQTQLEDAAKAYKDATGVSVEVFMQNDTVASDLATAYASGSPYTINMVDAKDIYSMAEEHALDLSGEKWIGDTTEAISIGDKVYGFPVCVEARGLIYNADAIKNITGEDFDPTQYKTLDSFKELIDKLKAGGMETPTGVMMEDWSLGAHYLAMVYEEREDTDAFLASLNDGSASIADDAKFTSLMDTFDVLKENNYASADPISADREVTEQKLAQGEIAFMFGGNWDWSVLSAYEPTENMGMMPVPQNTDDGTNEKLVGGGSKYFFIDSSDNTSADQQQAAKDFLNWLVYDEAGQAVLVNDCALVPAFSNITLDVSDPLGASVKSYADSGSLVANYNYLPDDHYSVLGGQAFQKYLAGQSDRAGFATEIDDYWKAATLSAH is encoded by the coding sequence ATGAAAAACATGAAAAAGGTTTTTGCGTTGGGACTTACAGTTGCCATGACAGCTTCTATGCTCGCAGGCTGCGGCGGAAGCACATCAACTGAAAGTGCAGGTACAGGTTCGTCAGCAGCTACAGAGTCAGCTGCAGCAGCATCGGGTGACGGTGCTTCGATCACAATTTACAATTCAAAAATGGAAATTCAGACACAGCTCGAGGATGCAGCCAAGGCATATAAAGATGCCACAGGCGTAAGTGTTGAAGTATTTATGCAGAATGACACAGTTGCATCTGACCTTGCTACAGCTTATGCATCAGGTTCACCATATACTATCAACATGGTTGATGCAAAGGACATTTACTCAATGGCAGAAGAGCATGCACTTGATCTTTCCGGTGAGAAATGGATAGGAGATACAACAGAGGCTATCAGCATTGGTGATAAGGTTTACGGCTTCCCTGTTTGCGTAGAAGCAAGAGGACTTATCTACAATGCAGATGCAATAAAGAATATTACAGGTGAGGATTTCGATCCCACACAGTACAAGACACTTGATTCTTTCAAGGAACTTATTGATAAGCTTAAGGCAGGCGGAATGGAAACACCTACAGGTGTTATGATGGAAGACTGGTCACTCGGTGCTCATTACCTTGCAATGGTTTATGAAGAGAGAGAAGATACAGATGCATTCCTTGCAAGCCTTAATGATGGTTCAGCAAGCATTGCAGACGATGCTAAATTTACATCACTTATGGATACATTCGATGTTCTTAAAGAGAACAATTATGCTTCAGCAGATCCTATCTCAGCAGATCGTGAAGTTACAGAGCAGAAGCTCGCTCAGGGTGAGATCGCATTCATGTTCGGCGGTAACTGGGACTGGTCAGTATTGAGTGCTTATGAGCCTACAGAGAACATGGGCATGATGCCTGTTCCTCAGAATACAGATGACGGAACAAATGAGAAGCTTGTCGGCGGCGGTTCTAAATACTTCTTCATTGATTCTTCTGACAATACATCAGCTGATCAGCAGCAGGCTGCTAAGGACTTCCTTAACTGGCTTGTATATGATGAAGCAGGACAGGCAGTTCTTGTAAATGACTGTGCACTTGTACCGGCATTCTCAAATATTACTCTTGATGTAAGCGATCCTCTTGGAGCATCTGTTAAGTCTTATGCAGATTCAGGTTCACTTGTAGCTAACTACAACTATCTTCCTGATGATCATTATTCAGTACTTGGCGGACAGGCATTCCAGAAGTATCTTGCAGGTCAGTCAGACCGTGCAGGCTTTGCAACAGAAATCGACGATTACTGGAAGGCAGCTACACTTTCAGCACATTAA
- a CDS encoding pectinesterase family protein, giving the protein MKRIEISSSEELKDAINRISPDNSEEINIKLAPGKYQGPVTIDRPNLVIDGYDPETTIISGDLGAFEILEDGLKRGTFRTQTVFIDADNVRLKNLTIENKAGRGEEAGQAIALYADGDNLIFENCRFLGSQDTIFTAPLPEKEVEAGGFRGPKEFAERRMTHQYYRDCYIEGDVDFIFGGGTAFFDNCEIFALKRDKGYITAASTPKGEKFGYVFYKCRFTSDSAEGSYYLGRPWRENAKTVILESELGRHIAKEGWHEWSGRCEAGGVYYAEYMSFGEGAADDERASYAHILNDEEARIYIDEINLLRKKNR; this is encoded by the coding sequence ATGAAAAGAATAGAAATCAGTTCATCAGAGGAACTTAAGGATGCGATAAATCGAATAAGTCCTGATAATAGCGAGGAAATAAATATAAAACTTGCTCCGGGAAAATATCAGGGACCAGTGACGATAGACAGACCTAATCTCGTAATAGACGGCTATGACCCTGAAACTACAATTATAAGCGGAGACCTTGGAGCTTTTGAAATATTGGAAGATGGTCTAAAGAGGGGAACCTTCAGAACTCAGACAGTTTTTATAGATGCGGATAATGTAAGGCTTAAGAATCTTACAATTGAAAATAAGGCAGGAAGAGGAGAAGAAGCCGGGCAGGCTATTGCACTTTATGCCGACGGTGATAATCTTATTTTTGAAAACTGTCGATTTCTTGGTTCGCAGGATACCATATTTACTGCGCCTCTGCCGGAAAAAGAGGTAGAGGCAGGAGGATTTCGGGGACCTAAAGAATTTGCAGAGCGAAGGATGACACATCAGTATTATAGGGATTGTTATATAGAAGGTGATGTTGATTTTATTTTTGGCGGCGGCACTGCATTTTTTGATAACTGTGAGATTTTTGCATTGAAAAGAGACAAAGGATATATAACTGCAGCATCTACCCCTAAGGGAGAGAAGTTTGGATATGTGTTTTATAAATGCCGTTTTACGTCGGATTCGGCAGAGGGCAGTTATTACCTTGGCAGACCCTGGAGAGAAAACGCAAAAACCGTCATATTAGAATCTGAACTTGGAAGACATATAGCAAAAGAAGGCTGGCATGAATGGAGCGGCAGATGTGAGGCTGGCGGAGTTTATTATGCTGAATATATGTCCTTCGGAGAGGGAGCTGCAGATGATGAAAGAGCTTCATATGCGCATATCCTCAATGATGAAGAGGCAAGGATTTATATTGATGAGATTAATCTGCTCAGAAAAAAGAATAGATGA
- a CDS encoding C69 family dipeptidase, whose translation MACTTILVGKKASYDGSTMIARNDDSGAGHFTAKKMAVVSPEEQPREYVSVISHVKVELPDNPMRYSSMPNAVEGEGIWAACGVNEKNVGMTATETITSNERVLGADPLVVLQEAEKGQPEIAGGIGEEDIVVLTLPYINSAREGVLRLGSLLEKYGTYEMNGIAFSDVNEIWWLETIGGHHWIAKRVPDDSYVVMPNQLGIDEFDLNDAFGEKKDHLCSADLREFIKDNHLNLSMDDNFDIINPRDAFGSHDDADHVYNTPRAWYMLRYFNRNSASFDGPDAEFRPESDDLPWCMVPEKKITPEDIKYVLSSHFQGTPFDPYLSYGHKEFAGAYRSIGINRNDFMGLIQIRPYADEKSCALEWIAFASNAFNVMIPLYTNVSKFPEFLESTTAEVSTDSFYWVSRMIAAMADASYKGCLNLIERYALAVQSKAHAIINETDKVKDADLEKANDIMAEMLKKEAGDTLLKVLDTRSNSMKNQYARSDA comes from the coding sequence ATGGCATGTACAACAATACTTGTAGGTAAAAAAGCTTCATATGATGGCTCAACAATGATAGCAAGAAATGATGATTCGGGAGCAGGACATTTTACAGCTAAAAAAATGGCGGTTGTAAGCCCTGAGGAACAACCGAGAGAATATGTTTCGGTTATCTCTCATGTTAAGGTAGAGCTTCCTGACAATCCGATGAGATACAGCTCAATGCCTAATGCTGTAGAGGGAGAAGGTATCTGGGCTGCATGCGGTGTTAATGAGAAGAATGTCGGTATGACCGCAACTGAGACCATAACATCGAATGAGCGCGTTCTGGGGGCTGACCCTCTCGTTGTTTTGCAGGAGGCAGAAAAAGGACAGCCTGAGATTGCAGGTGGAATAGGAGAAGAGGATATTGTAGTTCTTACTCTTCCTTATATAAATTCAGCACGTGAGGGAGTTTTAAGACTTGGAAGTCTTTTGGAAAAATATGGCACCTATGAAATGAATGGCATTGCTTTTTCTGATGTTAATGAAATCTGGTGGCTCGAAACCATAGGTGGACATCACTGGATCGCAAAGCGTGTTCCGGACGACTCCTACGTAGTTATGCCTAATCAGCTCGGAATAGATGAATTTGACCTTAATGATGCCTTTGGCGAGAAGAAAGACCATTTATGTTCGGCTGATCTGAGAGAATTCATAAAGGATAATCACCTGAACCTTTCAATGGATGATAATTTTGATATTATTAACCCGAGAGATGCTTTCGGAAGTCATGATGATGCCGATCATGTTTATAATACTCCGAGAGCCTGGTATATGCTTCGCTATTTCAACAGAAATTCTGCAAGCTTTGATGGTCCGGATGCTGAATTCAGGCCTGAGAGCGATGATCTGCCATGGTGCATGGTTCCTGAAAAGAAGATTACACCTGAAGACATTAAATATGTTCTTTCCTCACATTTCCAGGGAACTCCTTTTGATCCATATCTTAGCTACGGTCATAAGGAATTTGCAGGTGCTTATCGTTCTATTGGGATTAACAGAAATGATTTCATGGGACTTATTCAGATCAGACCTTATGCTGATGAAAAGAGCTGTGCTCTGGAATGGATCGCTTTTGCATCGAATGCTTTTAATGTAATGATACCTCTTTATACTAATGTATCTAAATTCCCGGAGTTTCTTGAGTCTACTACAGCAGAAGTCTCAACTGACAGCTTTTACTGGGTCAGCAGGATGATCGCTGCAATGGCTGATGCTTCATATAAGGGATGCCTTAATTTAATTGAAAGATATGCCCTTGCTGTCCAGTCAAAGGCACATGCTATTATCAACGAGACTGATAAGGTTAAAGATGCCGATCTGGAAAAAGCAAATGATATTATGGCTGAAATGCTTAAAAAGGAAGCAGGAGATACGCTTCTTAAGGTGCTTGATACAAGAAGCAATTCTATGAAGAATCAGTATGCGAGGTCAGACGCATAA
- the dhaK gene encoding dihydroxyacetone kinase subunit DhaK, translating into MKKFINSVDQVENEMATGFAKAYPQYLKKIDYGNVFVRTEKDPGKVAILCGSGSGHEPGHCGYVGKGMLDAFVAGPIFTSPTPDLIYEGIKAVQTDKGVLLMVMNYSGDIMNFEMAAEMAEADGIKVDKVIINDDVAVEDQSLSDGRHGVAGSVLVNKITGAKAESGASLEEVKAVAEKAIDNVRSMGAAISPCTLPSMGKPGFEIAEDEIEIGIGVHGEPGTFTGKSMPVNDLVDIILDRILNDIDYNNSEVAVMINSAGATPLMELYIINDHVADVLAEKNIKVHRTFCGHYKTSIDMAGFSISLMKLDDELKKLLDAAADTPSLTIR; encoded by the coding sequence TTGAAAAAATTCATAAACTCGGTTGATCAAGTAGAAAATGAAATGGCCACCGGCTTTGCCAAGGCATACCCCCAGTATCTAAAGAAAATTGACTATGGCAACGTATTTGTCCGGACAGAAAAAGATCCCGGCAAAGTTGCGATACTCTGCGGCAGCGGAAGCGGTCACGAGCCCGGGCATTGCGGATACGTTGGAAAGGGAATGCTCGATGCATTTGTTGCAGGTCCTATTTTCACTTCTCCTACCCCTGACCTAATCTATGAGGGCATAAAGGCTGTACAGACCGATAAAGGCGTTCTCCTTATGGTCATGAACTACAGCGGAGATATAATGAATTTCGAAATGGCTGCCGAAATGGCGGAAGCAGATGGAATTAAAGTTGATAAAGTCATAATAAATGATGATGTGGCTGTTGAGGATCAATCCCTCTCTGATGGCAGACATGGTGTTGCAGGTTCTGTCCTGGTCAACAAGATCACAGGTGCAAAAGCCGAAAGCGGAGCAAGTCTTGAAGAAGTCAAGGCTGTAGCCGAAAAAGCTATTGATAACGTCAGATCAATGGGTGCTGCTATAAGTCCCTGTACCCTCCCATCAATGGGCAAACCGGGGTTTGAAATTGCCGAGGACGAAATAGAAATAGGCATAGGGGTTCATGGAGAGCCCGGTACGTTCACAGGAAAAAGCATGCCGGTTAATGATCTTGTAGACATCATTCTGGATCGCATACTTAATGATATAGACTATAACAACTCAGAAGTTGCGGTTATGATCAATTCTGCAGGTGCAACTCCTCTTATGGAGCTTTACATTATTAATGATCATGTTGCAGATGTTCTTGCAGAAAAAAATATCAAAGTACACCGCACATTCTGCGGTCACTACAAGACCTCGATCGATATGGCAGGTTTTTCCATATCATTAATGAAGCTCGATGACGAGCTTAAAAAACTGCTCGATGCAGCAGCAGATACACCATCATTAACTATCAGATAA
- the dhaL gene encoding dihydroxyacetone kinase subunit DhaL, with protein MNTEKLIILLDKIADRIDAEKDYLCELDSPIGDGDHGTNMARGFNEVKKKLPSLVSQSPAEVLKTVGITLVSSVGGAAGPLYGTAFMKAGDSVKGKSELDISDFTNSLSAAIEGVIARGKAHRGEKTMLDSMIPSLSALNMSIANGDDTMTSLDEALSAAEDGVYYTKTIAASKGRASYLGVRSIGHQDPGATSYKIILEVIVNFYKENAPW; from the coding sequence ATGAACACTGAAAAACTAATTATACTTTTAGATAAAATTGCAGACAGAATAGATGCCGAAAAAGATTATCTCTGTGAACTTGATAGTCCCATTGGAGACGGTGATCATGGTACAAATATGGCCAGGGGTTTCAATGAAGTAAAAAAGAAACTGCCATCACTTGTCAGCCAGTCTCCTGCAGAAGTTCTAAAGACTGTCGGGATCACCCTGGTATCATCTGTCGGAGGAGCAGCAGGTCCTCTTTATGGCACTGCTTTCATGAAGGCAGGTGACAGCGTCAAGGGAAAAAGCGAGCTTGATATAAGCGACTTCACAAATTCCCTCAGTGCCGCCATAGAAGGAGTGATTGCCAGAGGAAAAGCGCACAGAGGCGAAAAAACGATGCTCGACTCAATGATCCCCTCTCTCAGCGCGCTTAATATGTCAATTGCCAATGGTGATGATACAATGACCTCACTGGACGAAGCCTTAAGTGCTGCTGAAGACGGAGTTTATTATACAAAAACAATAGCTGCAAGCAAGGGACGCGCCAGTTATCTTGGGGTCAGAAGCATTGGTCATCAGGATCCCGGTGCGACATCATACAAAATTATTTTAGAAGTAATTGTAAACTTTTATAAGGAGAATGCACCATGGTAG
- the dhaM gene encoding dihydroxyacetone kinase phosphoryl donor subunit DhaM, whose product MVGIVIVSHSLKLAEGVVDFVREMAKECPIAIAAGRVDGSYGTSLELIESAIDSVMSGEGVIVLVDMGSSILTTEMAIETRGTDKIKLADAPLVEGAMAASIDSQMGMSMNDILIDLEQIWTERKHDY is encoded by the coding sequence ATGGTAGGAATCGTAATTGTTTCTCACAGTCTGAAATTAGCTGAAGGAGTCGTAGACTTCGTAAGAGAAATGGCAAAGGAATGCCCTATCGCGATCGCCGCCGGCAGAGTTGACGGTTCATACGGCACCAGCCTTGAGCTCATTGAAAGTGCTATAGATTCTGTAATGTCAGGTGAGGGTGTCATAGTTCTTGTAGATATGGGAAGTTCTATTCTCACCACTGAAATGGCAATCGAAACACGAGGAACAGACAAGATCAAGCTTGCAGATGCTCCTCTCGTTGAAGGAGCCATGGCTGCTTCGATAGATTCCCAGATGGGAATGTCCATGAATGATATACTTATAGATCTTGAACAGATATGGACTGAGCGTAAACATGACTATTAA
- a CDS encoding Gfo/Idh/MocA family oxidoreductase, producing the protein MLRIAVTGSGMLVNEILPVLVKIPEIKIAAIVGTKRSEEKLRELSEKYSINEIFTDFEEMLKCEKEKVDLVYLATPNNTHYELAIKAIEAGYNTFIEKPMVETLKEAEMLYKLAEEKGVFAVEAISNQYLPAFEAIKSNLSRVGQIKYVNINFSQYSSRYDRFMAGEYFKVFDRKAGGGALKDLGIYNIHMAVGLFGIPEKLAYYPNIVKDVDTSGVLMMDYNSFKVTSIAAKDCQGDSGIMIEGTDGYFKLSDTLNSLDAPLIFHDRKKNEDLILEEKSEIHRIEPEFKAIAKMINNNDYDMFMERRKESLAVMKVLEMIKSGEEINETDGV; encoded by the coding sequence ATGTTAAGAATAGCGGTTACAGGCAGCGGGATGCTGGTAAATGAAATACTTCCCGTGTTGGTAAAGATTCCGGAGATTAAAATAGCTGCAATTGTCGGAACGAAAAGAAGCGAGGAAAAGCTTAGGGAATTAAGCGAAAAATATTCAATTAATGAGATATTTACTGATTTTGAGGAGATGCTTAAGTGTGAAAAAGAAAAAGTAGATCTTGTTTATCTTGCAACTCCGAATAATACTCATTATGAACTGGCAATAAAAGCAATTGAGGCGGGATACAATACTTTCATAGAAAAGCCAATGGTTGAAACTCTAAAAGAAGCAGAGATGCTTTATAAGCTGGCAGAGGAAAAAGGCGTATTTGCAGTTGAAGCAATCTCAAACCAGTATCTTCCGGCGTTTGAGGCAATTAAAAGCAATCTTTCAAGAGTCGGTCAGATCAAATACGTCAATATAAATTTCTCTCAGTATTCATCAAGATACGACAGATTTATGGCGGGAGAATATTTTAAGGTATTTGACAGGAAAGCCGGAGGCGGCGCGCTTAAAGATCTGGGTATTTATAATATTCACATGGCTGTGGGACTTTTTGGGATCCCGGAAAAACTTGCATATTATCCTAATATAGTAAAGGATGTGGATACCAGCGGAGTTTTGATGATGGATTATAACAGTTTTAAGGTCACATCTATTGCTGCAAAGGATTGTCAGGGTGATTCCGGAATTATGATAGAGGGTACCGATGGTTATTTTAAGCTTTCTGATACCTTGAATTCACTGGATGCCCCGCTCATTTTTCACGACAGGAAGAAAAATGAAGATCTTATTTTAGAGGAAAAATCTGAAATTCATAGGATCGAGCCGGAGTTTAAGGCTATTGCAAAAATGATAAATAATAATGACTATGATATGTTTATGGAACGCCGCAAGGAAAGTCTGGCGGTTATGAAAGTTCTGGAAATGATAAAATCAGGAGAAGAAATCAATGAAACTGATGGTGTTTGA